The window GACGTAGTGAATAGTAAGAAAATTAGGGATTGAGTAAGGCTTTTAAGTTTCATGTAAAGTATTTTAAAAAGTTCTATTTATTAGTATACACGTGAGTTTTTCAAGTGAGGGGGGGGAGGAAATACATTTATTATGAGATCTTAAATCTTAATCTGTTCTAAATTGTAGATAAACAGGCTTCTGTAGCCTTTTGGGCTGTTCTTAGAAAGAGATTTTTTATCACTACTAATTTGTATGTCGTCAGATAAAATTGAACTTTTCACCTAAAAAATAAGATAGAGTTCTGTCGAATTTAAGCTAAAATTGTGATACTGTTTTTTTCTTGCTTTTAACGTTCTGTATTTTTTAATTTTTCGTTGTTTAAGTTTTCGATTAGCTGTTCCAAAATACACTTCAGATGGAGTAACATTTTGAAAAGATTCATATGATAGCGCTCACCTTGGGATACTTCTTTTTTAACAGATCGTCTTTTAGTCTGCTTTCGAGTTCCTTTTCTGCCAAAAGTTGTTTAAGCAAATCAACTTCTTGCTCCAAAGCACTTATTATTTTGAGACGTTCTTTGGTTATTCCATGGTCTAAACCTATTTC is drawn from Flavobacteriales bacterium and contains these coding sequences:
- a CDS encoding transposase; translation: ISILKEAGTNGVTITLEKHSIYPATFYGWKKKFESMGEIGLDHGITKERLKIISALEQEVDLLKQLLAEKELESRLKDDLLKKKYPKVSAII